A genomic region of Chromatiales bacterium contains the following coding sequences:
- the rpsK gene encoding 30S ribosomal protein S11 produces the protein MAKAPTRTRKKVKKVVTDGIAHIHASFNNTIITITDRQGNALSWATSGGSGFRGSRKSTPFAAQVAAERAGTAAQDYGLKNLEVRVKGPGPGRESAVRALNNCGYKIQSITDVTPIPHNGCRPPKKRRV, from the coding sequence ATGGCTAAGGCCCCGACTCGCACGCGCAAGAAGGTCAAAAAGGTCGTCACCGACGGCATTGCGCACATTCACGCAAGCTTCAACAACACGATCATCACGATCACGGACCGCCAGGGTAACGCCCTGTCCTGGGCCACCTCGGGTGGTTCGGGCTTCCGTGGCTCGCGCAAGAGCACGCCGTTCGCAGCCCAGGTGGCCGCGGAGCGTGCCGGCACTGCCGCCCAGGACTACGGTCTGAAGAACCTGGAAGTGCGCGTGAAGGGCCCGGGTCCGGGTCGTGAATCGGCGGTCCGCGCGCTGAACAACTGCGGTTACAAGATCCAGAGCATCACTGACGTGACGCCGATCCCGCACAACGGCTGCCGTCCGCCGAAAAAGCGCCGCGTCTAA
- the rpsD gene encoding 30S ribosomal protein S4 translates to MARYIGPKCKLSRREGTDLFLKSRARSFESKCKAEKAPGQHGDRRTRLSDYGLQLREKQKLRRIYGVLEKQFRNYFKAAAQIKGSTGENLLKLLECRLDNVVYRMGFGATRSEARQLVSHKAIMVNGQSVNIPSYQVKAGDTVSVREKSKKQVRIQDSLALAEQFGFPEWVEVDTKKMEGVFKSVPERSDLPAEINESLVVELYSK, encoded by the coding sequence ATGGCTAGGTATATTGGTCCCAAGTGTAAGCTGAGTCGTCGTGAGGGTACGGATCTCTTCCTGAAGAGCCGCGCCCGCTCGTTCGAGTCCAAGTGCAAGGCTGAAAAGGCCCCCGGTCAGCACGGCGATCGCCGTACGCGTCTGTCCGACTATGGCCTGCAGCTGCGTGAAAAGCAGAAGCTGCGCCGTATCTACGGTGTGCTGGAAAAGCAGTTCCGCAACTACTTCAAGGCGGCCGCCCAGATCAAGGGCTCCACCGGTGAGAACCTGCTGAAGCTGCTGGAGTGCCGTCTCGACAACGTCGTGTACCGCATGGGCTTCGGCGCCACCCGTTCCGAGGCGCGTCAGCTGGTCAGCCACAAGGCGATCATGGTGAATGGACAGTCGGTGAACATCCCGTCCTACCAGGTCAAGGCCGGCGACACCGTTTCCGTGCGCGAAAAGTCCAAAAAGCAGGTCCGCATCCAGGATTCCCTGGCCCTGGCCGAGCAGTTTGGCTTCCCCGAGTGGGTGGAAGTCGACACCAAGAAGATGGAAGGTGTCTTCAAGTCCGTACCCGAGCGCTC
- the rpsM gene encoding 30S ribosomal protein S13, protein MARIAGINIPVQKHTVIALQAIYGIGSTRAQAICAATGIDPTVKVKDLSDGEVEQLREEVAKYTVEGDLRRDISMNIKRLMDLGCYRGLRHRRGLPVRGQRTKTNARTRKGPRRPIRK, encoded by the coding sequence ATGGCTCGTATTGCAGGTATCAACATCCCTGTGCAGAAGCATACCGTCATCGCCCTGCAGGCGATCTATGGTATCGGCAGCACGCGTGCACAGGCTATCTGTGCCGCCACCGGCATCGATCCCACCGTCAAGGTCAAGGACCTGAGCGACGGCGAGGTCGAGCAGCTGCGTGAGGAAGTCGCCAAGTACACGGTCGAAGGTGACCTGCGCCGCGACATCTCCATGAACATCAAGCGTCTCATGGACCTCGGTTGCTATCGCGGTCTGCGCCACCGTCGTGGCCTGCCCGTGCGCGGCCAGCGTACCAAGACCAACGCGCGTACCCGCAAGGGCCCGCGTCGTCCGATTCGTAAGTAA
- the rpmJ gene encoding 50S ribosomal protein L36, giving the protein MKVRASVKKICRNCKVVRRNGVVRVICKDPRHKQRQG; this is encoded by the coding sequence ATGAAAGTACGTGCTTCCGTCAAGAAGATCTGCCGTAATTGCAAGGTGGTGCGCCGTAACGGTGTGGTTCGCGTGATCTGCAAGGACCCGCGCCACAAGCAGCGTCAGGGTTAA